ACTACATATGTGCCAGGTGATAGTTTTGCAAGATCAGATGGACTTAAAGTTACTGTAAACCCAGTTGCAGATGGTGTTGCAGTTCCATTTAATACTGGAACATTTGCACTAGAATATACATAGTAATACACAGTAGCATCAGTATAAATCTTTCCTTCAACAGTAACTGGTATGTTTATTGTGAGTGGAATACCGCTAAATGCTACAGGTGGAACTCTAATGCTTACCTCTGGCTTAAGTACCTTAGCCCACTGGCTCCATCTATCTGGACCGTATGGATAATTCTCAAATGCAACAGCATGTATATAGTTTGAAGCACTATTATATTCCACAAGCTTAAATGGCCCGTCACCTATGATGGCATGATTATATGTATTTATGAAATTAATCGCTCTCTGATAATAAGCACCAACATCTGATGAGGATATATATCCAGATAAAGCTTTTGGTACGAAATTACTATTCATCATATCTGTTAATGCTTGCTTTATTAATGCGGCATCTCCTGAAGTTATAAGATTTAACCATTCCACTCCTGCAGCACTAGCATCAGTTTGTGAGAACCTAGCCTTATTATAATCAACTACAACTTTCTCCATTGCGGCATATAAATACCATGGCACAGCTGGGAAGAAATCATAGAAATCAAGAATCATTGATGGATCTGGATACCAGTAATTACCATAAACTGCTATGGAAGTACTGTTTATGATTTTTATACCCTTAATTAGCGGGATCATATAACCTACCACTGATGTATAGTATGAATCGGATGGTGTTGTTCCACTAGCCCATTGGAAGAACATGTAGAGCTGATATATTACATCATTCATCGTTATCGGTGATCCATCATGCCATCCACCTCTAAAATCAAAATTATAGACGATCTGAACTTTTGCTTTTACATTACTGCCGACTGGTTGCCATGATTTAGTAGTTGTGTTCCATATCATTGCATCTGAAGGAACGGGAACAGTAGGTTCTACGGGATTAGATTGAATTGTGTATGATTTTACTCTCCAAGGTTCAAATACACCTGTGTGGGGGTCTGGCCAATCTCCTGGATCATAAAGTGTCCATCTAACTATCACTGAGTATACATCCTGGTATCCGCCTATCGGGTTCATTGCTCCCTGGAAAAGATACTTTGTTCCAGCTCTTAATACTGTAGAGTTACCATAACGTGCATTCATGAATGTCCATCTGTTAGGTAAACCAGCACCGAAATCCATCACTGCGCCTTCCAAACCTTTATGTATCGCATAGTATTCTATTCCAGATCCTATGAAAACTCTAACAGACTCTGATAAACCAAGTAAATTCTCCTCAATAAATAATTTATTTCTCTGTTGTAATGACGTGAAATTACCTGAAAGAAGTTTATTACCTATTTCGTCAAGAGTGGTGTTCGCATAATTCCACCAACCTGTCACTTGATATCCTGGCATGTATCCATAGAAGGGTGCGTACATTTGTACTGGTTCTACATCACTATATTTGGTGAATGCTGATGCACCCCAACCTTCTGTGTATATTTGCCATCCTAGCCCTTTAGGATCACTACCATAAACTACTGCAAATGCTTTAAACAGATCACCGTAGATTGGTTCTACCGTTAAACCGAATTTTGTTAGCTCATTTTGGAACCAGATACCAAAATTATATCTAACTGGGTCATCAGTTCTAATGAAGAATTTTACTGTTATTGGTTGTCCACCATAGTACCATTTACCTCCTTGTTGAACTGCTCCATGTGCAGTTAAGACATCACTCATTATTTTGAAAGCGTATGCTTCATCAAAACGAATGTTTAGTGAATCTACATAAGGTGCTATATAAATATAATCTGGACTCGACGCCTCTATTGATGTAACCATTGGTAGTCCTCCACCCGATAATATACCTTGAACAAAGTAGTTTCTATCTATTAAGAAGTTTGTCGCGTATCTAAATTCTCTGTATTCAAATGGATTGAATACTCCTGTAACGTTCATTGGTACTGGGTTATAAAGGAAGCTGTAAAATCCACCATTTGGATTAGGTAGAAGTTGTACGTTTGGATTGTTTTGGTATTGTAAAACGAGGCTTGGTAGTAACCTGAAACTGTGGAAGTATATATCTCCGCTTGCTACTTTTGTTAATGCTAGTGAATCATCACGTATTCCTGTAAGTATATATTCGCGTGATACTGGTCCTGTTTGTGCTTGTGCTAATGTTTTTGGCGTTGCTGATATAATTATTGCGGCTATCAAGATGGTCATTAGTGCTGTTATTAATGTTTTTTTAATTAAAAATCTGGTTATGTTCATTGTATAAACCTCAGCTTATTAGTAGTATTTGTAGCTTAAATATTTTTCGTAAAAACTAAAATAAACATCACCTAAATCTCATCTAATTATTTAACGTTAGATTCTGCTGCTGATTCTATTATTATGTTTATATAGCTTTTTATTGTGACTATGATTCCTGCTAGGAGTAGTATTGAGCCTGGTAAGCTAAGTATTAGCCATGGTTTTTGGTATGCTAGCGTTAGATAGTTGTATTTTATTGTGTGTGTGCTATTTATTATTAATATTTTGGGTGATCCTTTGAGTATTAATGTTTCTGTGTTGTTTAATATTATTTGTGTTATGTTTTCTTGTTTTTCGTATTGGATTATTAGTGTAACGCTTAGTGGTTTAGTGTTATTTGTTGTGAGTGTTATTGTTGAGTTTAATGATGTGTAATTTGGTGGTATTTGTTGACTTATCGTTGTGTTTGTTGTTCCTATTGTCTGGAATGTTTTTGTTACTGGTATCGTTGATATTATTGTTAAGAGCAATCCTATTATTGCTACTATAAGTCCTAGGATGAATGGTTTATTTTTAATGAATTTTGTTCTAGGTATCTTATAGTGGATTCGTTTCACCTTGATATTCATATCTGCTGTTATATTAATTCTTTTGTTCAATTTTTGTATCTATTTTTGATGAAAGATGAGAGATTTTCTCATGGGCTGTTCTATAGTTTCTGAGTAAATGGATTTTTATTGATTTTAGCTTTGATGCTGCTGGACGTTCAATGTGTGTTCTGCTGAGCGACAGTTTGAAACTACCGCTGTGCTATCCTTTACTGTTGAGCAGTGAAAACACTCGAGAGCTGAGAGGGAGGTGATGAAAATTCATGAAGTTCACGATGATTAGGAGTATTCTATTTTTTGGGTTCTATTTTTTGTTTGATAATAAAGTTTATAAAAGGGATTTTTATATTATTGTAAGCTGGTTTGGGGGTGTTTTATTGACGAAAGGTGAAAAAGAGAGGTTTGATGTGCTAAGTCATGAGTATGTGCCTCATCATGTTCTTATTCCTAGGGAGGAGGCTAAGAAATTATTGAAGGAGTGGGGTGTGAAAGGTATTCAGTTGCCTTGGATTAGGGCTTCGGATCCTGTTGCTAGGGCTCTTGGTGCTAGACCTGGTGATTTAGTTAAAATAATTAGGAAGAGTGAGGTATCTGGTGTAACTGTCATGTATAGATATGTAGTACCAGGGTGAGACAAGTGTCGGATGCAAAGCAATTATCACGTGATGATACATGGGTTCTTGTAGAGAGTTTCATTAAGGAACAAGGATTAGTGCGTCTTCATTTGGATTCTTATAATAGGTTTATTGAGTATGGTTTGCAGCAAATTATTGATGAGATGGGTAGGATAGAGTCTAGCATACCTGGTTGTTATATTGAACTAGGTGCTGTTAGGGTTGAGGAGCCTTCTATAAAGGAGGCTAAGGGCTATACTATCAGGGCTACTCCGATAGATGCGAAACTTCGAAGATTTACTTATGCTGCGCCTATTAAGCTTGAAATGTCGCTTTATATTGATGATGTTTTAAGGTCTACGAAGAAGGATGTTGTTATTGGTATGATGCCTATAATGGTGAAGTCTAATAGGTGTGTTTTGAGCAAGATGAGCAGAGATGAGCAGGTTCGGTATGGTATGGATCCTGATGATCCTGGTGGTTATTTCATAATTAATGGTGCTGAGCGTGTTATAGTTGCTCAGGAGGATTTAGCTGTCAATAGGATTATTGTTGATGTTGCTCCTTCAGGGTCTGGTGCTGTTCATATTGCGAAAGTGTTTTCTTCAACTCCTGGTCAGAAGGTTCCTGTGACGCTCGAGAGAAGAAAGAACGGTGCCCTATATGTTGGGTTTCCCACAGTTCCTGTAAAGATACCTTTTGTGATAATGATGCGTGCTCTCGGTATGAAGACTGATGCTGAGATAGCTGAGGCTGTATCTTCTGATTTAAGAATCCAGAACGAATTGGGCGTTTCTTTTGAAGAGACAGCTGATATTAGGACTGTTGACGAGGCGATTGATTATATTGGGAGTCGTTTGGCTCATGGTAAACCTGCTGAAAGAAGGAAGGAATTTGCCTTAACAGTTATTGATAAGAACTTTCTTGTGCATCTGGGTATGAAGCCTGAAGATCGTAGGACTAAAGCATTGTATTTGGGTCAAATGGCTCGTAGGCTTTTGGAGGTTAGTCTTGGTCTAAGGGAGATTGATGATAAGGATCATTATAAGAACAAGCGTTTAAAGCTTGCAGGAGATTTGTTAGGCATACTTTTTAGGAGTATTTTTAGGAATTTCCAAAGGGATATCAAATATCAGCTTGAGAAAATGCTTAGTCGTCGAAGGGATATGGATATTGATGTTTCGAATCTTGTGAGACCTAATCTTATTACTGAGAAGCTTGAGCACTACCTTGCCACTGGTAATTGGGTTGGCGGTAAGACTGGTGTCAGTCAGCTTTTAGATAGAACTAACTATTTATCGACACTTAGCCATTTGAGACGTATAGTTTCTCCGTTAAGTAGGAGTCAGCCTCATTATGAGGCAAGGGATTTGCATCCGACACAATGGGGTAGAATCTGCCCAATAGAAACACCTGAGGGACCTAACTGTGGATTGGTGAAGAACTTATCATTGCTTGCTTTAGTCACTAAAGGCGAAGCAACTATTGTCATGAAACAGATAATTAGTGAGTTGCTTAATGTTAAGCCTTTACGTAAATCTCCTAAAGAGTGGGCTGAAGTTTATCTTGATGATGTGTTAGTTGGTAGGCATCCGAATCCTGAGGAGTTAGTTTCGCAAATCAGAAAGCTTAGGCGTAAAGGTGAAATAAGTTATGAAGTAAATGTCGCATTAGTAAATGGGCCTTTAGGTCGTGAAGTGCATATTAACGCTGACGCAAATAGGATCATTAGACCTCTTATAATAGTAGAGAATGGAGAACCTAAATTAACGGGTGAGATAATTGAGAAATTAAAGAATGGAGAACTTACATGGTCTGATCTAATTTCCATGGGTGTAATAGAATATTTAGATGCTGAAGAGGAAGAGAATGCTTACATTGCAGTATGGCCTGGGGAGGTCACAAAAGAACATACGCATTTAGAGATTTCACCGGCTGCGTTATTTGGTGTTGTAGGTTCAATAATACCATTTTCTAATCACAATCATTCACCAAGAAATACATTTGAGGCTGCTATGGGTAAGCAAGCGCTCGGATTTTCAGTAGCTAATTACTCAAAGAGGGTTGATACAAGGGGTCACTTATTGCATTATCCTCAAAGGCCTCTTGTTACTACTAAGGCTATCGAGAGTATTGGCTTAAATAAGAGACCTTTTGGACAGAATATGGTTGTTGCTATTTTTTCTTACACTGGTTATAACATACAAGATGCAGTCATTATAAATAAATCAGCTGTTGATAGAGGATTAGGTAGATCAACATTCTTTAGGTTATACGAAGCTGAGGAAATGCGGTATCCAGGTGGTATAACTGACAAAATAGAAATACCACAACCTAATGTGAAAGATTACCATGTTCCTGAGAGTTATTCAAAACTTGAGCCTGATGGTGTGATTACGCCTGAGGTTGAAGCACAAGGAGGAGAGGTGCTTATTGGAAGAACTAGCCCACCAAGATTTATGGAGGAGTATGAACAAAGGGGAGCGTTTGGTGGTCCAATAAGAAGAGATACTTCAATAGCATTAAGGCATGGTGAAAAAGGTGTTGTGGATGCTGTTATATTTACTAATACAATTGATGGTAATCCGCTTGTGCGTGTAAAGATTAGAGATTTGAGAATACCTGAGCTTGGTGATAAGTTTGCTTCTAGACATGGTCAGAAAGGTGTTATTGGTATGTTATTACCTCAGGAGGACATGCCATTTACTGAAAGTGGTATAGTGCCGGATTTAATAATAAACCCACATGCAATACCATCAAGAATGACTATCGGCCAGTTACTCGAATCATTGGCTGGTAAAGTTGCAGCTCTTAAAGGTGTTATTGAAGATGGCACACCGTTCCAGGAAAATGTTGAGGAGAGACTTAGGAGAGAATTGTTGGCTTTAGGATTCGAACCCAGAGGTAAAGAGGTTATGTACAATGGTTTAACTGGTGAGAAGTTCGAGGCTGAAATTTTTATAGGTATCGTGTATTACCAGAAACTTCATCACATGGTTAGTGATAAGATGCATGCTCGTGCACGTGGGCCCGTTCAAATGCTCACTCATCAGCCAACTGAGGGTAGAGCGAAAGAGGGTGGCTTGAGATTAGGTGAGATGGAGAGGGATTGTCTTATAGCTCATGGTGCGGCTGCAACATTAAAGGATAGACTCATGGATATGTCCGATAAAACTACAATATTCGTTTGTAAGAACTGTGGTTCAATGGGTTATTATGATTGGAAGAAAGGAGAACACGTGTGTCCTGTTTGTGGTCCGAAGGCTGACATCGTTCCGGTTGAGGTTTCTTATGCGTTCAAGCTTTTATTACAAGAATTGATGAGTATGATGATCAATCCTCGTTTAGAGGTTGTTGAGAGGTATCAGAAGGGAGTGTAGGAGGTGAAATACGATGTTGAAGGAATCTAAGAAATATGTTATAAGAAATATAAAATTTGGTTTCATGTCCCCTGATTTTGTAAGAAAAATTTCTGTTGTGAGCCTTACAATACCTGATACGTATGATGAGGATGGAACACCAATACCTTTTGGTCTAATGGATAAAAGATTAGGTACGTTAGAACCAGGTCAGAGATGCGAAACATGCGGAGGTTTGCCAGGACAATGCCCAGGACATTTTGGTGATATTGAACTTGCACAACCTGTTATCCATATTGGTTTCGTAAAGCATATCTATACTGCCCTTCAATCAACATGCAGGGAATGTGGACGTCTTACACTTGATCCGCAATTATTCAAGAAATACTTGAACATACTTGATAAATATAAGAGAAGTGGTAACACTATTTTTGAACAGGCATTAATCAATAAAGTATCTAAGATTGCTATAAAAACTGATGAATGTCCGTATTGTGGCACAAAGAAACATAAGATACGCTTAGAACGCCCCGTGTCATTTTATGAAGAGATTGATGAAAATGGTCAGAAAACACTAAAACCATTATCACCAAAAGAGATTAGAGCCAGATTAGAAAAGATACCAAGTGATGATTCAAGGCTTATAGGTTTTGATCCAGATGTTACAAGACCTGAGTGGACTGTTATTACTGTACTTCCTGTACCTCCTATAAGCGTGCGTCCATCAATAACTCTGGAGTCTGGTGAAAGATCTGAAGATGATTTAACCCATAAGCTTGGCGATATAATTAGAACTAATGAGAAGTTGAAGGCAAATATAGAGTCTGGTGCTCCACAGATGATTATTGACGAACATTGGAATTTATTGCAATTCCATGTACTAACATATTTTGATAATGAAGTGCCCGGTGTTTCACCTTCAGTTCATCGTTCAGGAAGACCATTAAAAACCTTAGCCCAGCGTCTTAAAGGAAAGGAGGGAAGGTTCAGGAGTAATTTATCTGGTAAGCGTGTAGATTTTTCAGCAAGGACTGTTATATCTCCTGATCCGAGTATTGGAGTTAATGAGGTTGGTGTGCCATATGATGTTGCTATGACAGTTACTGTTCCAGAGGTTGTTACATCATGGAATATTTCATGGTTGAGAGAGCTAGTGAAGCGAGGACCATTTGAATATCCAGGGGCTAATTATGTATTAAGTCCTGATGGAAAACTTACTGATCTGAGATTTGTTAAGGATAGAAATGTGTTAGCTGAAAAGCTAGAGCCTGGGTATATAGTGGAGAGGCATTTGCAGAATGGTGATTTAGTGATATTTAATAGGCAACCATCGTTACACAGAATGTCAATGATGGCGCATGTTGTAAGAGTTCTACCTGGACGTACTTTCAGGATTAATCCTATTACATGCACACCGTACAATGCTGACTTTGATGGTGATGAGATGAACCTTCATGTTCCTCAGAATATAGAGGCTCGCGCTGAAATGGATATACTAATGAAGGTCAAAGAACATCTGGTAACACCAAGATATGGTGGTGTAATAATAGGCATGATTCATGACTATATATCATCTGCTTACCTATTAACACGAAGATCTACTGTTGTTGATAGATTCAAGGCATCTCTTATACTCGGTGTTGCTGAATATAAGGATCCTATTCCCCACGATAAAATAAGTGGTAAGGAACTCTTCAGCATGCTAATACCAAATATCAATTACGAGGGTAAAGCAAGATGCGATTTAGATCCACAGGATGTTAAGGTTGTGATTAGGAAAGGTAAATTATTGTCTGGTGTTGTTGATCATAGCACAATCGGTGATCAGAAAGCTGGCACGTTAATACATAGCATTATTTTGAAATTTGGTACTGATGTTGCAAGCGATTTTATTGATAAGGTTAGCTGGGCACTATTAAGATACCTCGATACTTATGGTTTCACAATAGGTCTTGATGACGAGGATATTCCTGAGGAGGCGCATAAGAAGATTGAGGAGATAATTAGAGTACATATTGATCATATAAACCAACTTATCGAAGATTATAAGAACAGGAAGCTTGAAAGAGAGCCTGGTGCAACACTCGAAGAGACGTTAGAACAAAAGATAATAAATGAGCTAAACTTGGCCAGGGACAATGCTGGAAGTATTGCAGAAAAGTATTTCAAGCCTAATAATAGCGTACTAATAACCGCAAAAACAGGAGCTAGAGGAAAGATGCTAAACCTAACACATATGACCGCCTGTATTGGCCAACAAACAATTAGAGGGAAAAGGATTTACAGAGGTTACCAAAATCGCACATTACCTCATTTTAAGCCGGGCGATATAAGTGCTGAGGCCAAAGGTTTTATAGCATCAAATTACAAGAAAGGCTTAACACCAACTGAATTCTTCTTCCATGCAATGACAGGCCGTGAAGGATTAGTGGATACTGCTGTAAGAACTTCACAGAGCGGATACATGCAGAGAAGACTTATAAACGCACTTTTAGATTTATACGTTAATTATGATGG
This genomic interval from Thermoprotei archaeon contains the following:
- a CDS encoding ABC transporter substrate-binding protein — protein: MTILIAAIIISATPKTLAQAQTGPVSREYILTGIRDDSLALTKVASGDIYFHSFRLLPSLVLQYQNNPNVQLLPNPNGGFYSFLYNPVPMNVTGVFNPFEYREFRYATNFLIDRNYFVQGILSGGGLPMVTSIEASSPDYIYIAPYVDSLNIRFDEAYAFKIMSDVLTAHGAVQQGGKWYYGGQPITVKFFIRTDDPVRYNFGIWFQNELTKFGLTVEPIYGDLFKAFAVVYGSDPKGLGWQIYTEGWGASAFTKYSDVEPVQMYAPFYGYMPGYQVTGWWNYANTTLDEIGNKLLSGNFTSLQQRNKLFIEENLLGLSESVRVFIGSGIEYYAIHKGLEGAVMDFGAGLPNRWTFMNARYGNSTVLRAGTKYLFQGAMNPIGGYQDVYSVIVRWTLYDPGDWPDPHTGVFEPWRVKSYTIQSNPVEPTVPVPSDAMIWNTTTKSWQPVGSNVKAKVQIVYNFDFRGGWHDGSPITMNDVIYQLYMFFQWASGTTPSDSYYTSVVGYMIPLIKGIKIINSTSIAVYGNYWYPDPSMILDFYDFFPAVPWYLYAAMEKVVVDYNKARFSQTDASAAGVEWLNLITSGDAALIKQALTDMMNSNFVPKALSGYISSSDVGAYYQRAINFINTYNHAIIGDGPFKLVEYNSASNYIHAVAFENYPYGPDRWSQWAKVLKPEVSIRVPPVAFSGIPLTINIPVTVEGKIYTDATVYYYVYSSANVPVLNGTATPSATGFTVTLSPSDLAKLSPGTYVVKVYVLGAQYGVPVTASASFSLVPGTPTPTPTPTTTTPTPTPTTTTPTPTPTTTTTTTPTPTPTPAPGPNLAIIGGIIVVLIVAIAAIIVLRRR
- a CDS encoding DNA-directed RNA polymerase subunit A' gives rise to the protein MLKESKKYVIRNIKFGFMSPDFVRKISVVSLTIPDTYDEDGTPIPFGLMDKRLGTLEPGQRCETCGGLPGQCPGHFGDIELAQPVIHIGFVKHIYTALQSTCRECGRLTLDPQLFKKYLNILDKYKRSGNTIFEQALINKVSKIAIKTDECPYCGTKKHKIRLERPVSFYEEIDENGQKTLKPLSPKEIRARLEKIPSDDSRLIGFDPDVTRPEWTVITVLPVPPISVRPSITLESGERSEDDLTHKLGDIIRTNEKLKANIESGAPQMIIDEHWNLLQFHVLTYFDNEVPGVSPSVHRSGRPLKTLAQRLKGKEGRFRSNLSGKRVDFSARTVISPDPSIGVNEVGVPYDVAMTVTVPEVVTSWNISWLRELVKRGPFEYPGANYVLSPDGKLTDLRFVKDRNVLAEKLEPGYIVERHLQNGDLVIFNRQPSLHRMSMMAHVVRVLPGRTFRINPITCTPYNADFDGDEMNLHVPQNIEARAEMDILMKVKEHLVTPRYGGVIIGMIHDYISSAYLLTRRSTVVDRFKASLILGVAEYKDPIPHDKISGKELFSMLIPNINYEGKARCDLDPQDVKVVIRKGKLLSGVVDHSTIGDQKAGTLIHSIILKFGTDVASDFIDKVSWALLRYLDTYGFTIGLDDEDIPEEAHKKIEEIIRVHIDHINQLIEDYKNRKLEREPGATLEETLEQKIINELNLARDNAGSIAEKYFKPNNSVLITAKTGARGKMLNLTHMTACIGQQTIRGKRIYRGYQNRTLPHFKPGDISAEAKGFIASNYKKGLTPTEFFFHAMTGREGLVDTAVRTSQSGYMQRRLINALLDLYVNYDGTVRTSDNYIVQFIYGEDGVDPAKAIAGQPVDFKDLIISIKEKYGGEKQ
- a CDS encoding DNA-directed RNA polymerase subunit B, which codes for MSDAKQLSRDDTWVLVESFIKEQGLVRLHLDSYNRFIEYGLQQIIDEMGRIESSIPGCYIELGAVRVEEPSIKEAKGYTIRATPIDAKLRRFTYAAPIKLEMSLYIDDVLRSTKKDVVIGMMPIMVKSNRCVLSKMSRDEQVRYGMDPDDPGGYFIINGAERVIVAQEDLAVNRIIVDVAPSGSGAVHIAKVFSSTPGQKVPVTLERRKNGALYVGFPTVPVKIPFVIMMRALGMKTDAEIAEAVSSDLRIQNELGVSFEETADIRTVDEAIDYIGSRLAHGKPAERRKEFALTVIDKNFLVHLGMKPEDRRTKALYLGQMARRLLEVSLGLREIDDKDHYKNKRLKLAGDLLGILFRSIFRNFQRDIKYQLEKMLSRRRDMDIDVSNLVRPNLITEKLEHYLATGNWVGGKTGVSQLLDRTNYLSTLSHLRRIVSPLSRSQPHYEARDLHPTQWGRICPIETPEGPNCGLVKNLSLLALVTKGEATIVMKQIISELLNVKPLRKSPKEWAEVYLDDVLVGRHPNPEELVSQIRKLRRKGEISYEVNVALVNGPLGREVHINADANRIIRPLIIVENGEPKLTGEIIEKLKNGELTWSDLISMGVIEYLDAEEEENAYIAVWPGEVTKEHTHLEISPAALFGVVGSIIPFSNHNHSPRNTFEAAMGKQALGFSVANYSKRVDTRGHLLHYPQRPLVTTKAIESIGLNKRPFGQNMVVAIFSYTGYNIQDAVIINKSAVDRGLGRSTFFRLYEAEEMRYPGGITDKIEIPQPNVKDYHVPESYSKLEPDGVITPEVEAQGGEVLIGRTSPPRFMEEYEQRGAFGGPIRRDTSIALRHGEKGVVDAVIFTNTIDGNPLVRVKIRDLRIPELGDKFASRHGQKGVIGMLLPQEDMPFTESGIVPDLIINPHAIPSRMTIGQLLESLAGKVAALKGVIEDGTPFQENVEERLRRELLALGFEPRGKEVMYNGLTGEKFEAEIFIGIVYYQKLHHMVSDKMHARARGPVQMLTHQPTEGRAKEGGLRLGEMERDCLIAHGAAATLKDRLMDMSDKTTIFVCKNCGSMGYYDWKKGEHVCPVCGPKADIVPVEVSYAFKLLLQELMSMMINPRLEVVERYQKGV
- a CDS encoding DNA-directed RNA polymerase subunit H produces the protein MTKGEKERFDVLSHEYVPHHVLIPREEAKKLLKEWGVKGIQLPWIRASDPVARALGARPGDLVKIIRKSEVSGVTVMYRYVVPG